ATTTTCCACTGTAGCAGGAGAAAAAGGGTCTGCAGACACCGTACGTGACGTGAGAGGATTTGCTTTAAAATTTTATACGGAGGAAGGCAACTGGGATCTGGTTGGAAACAACACTCCTGTTTTTTTCATCAGGGATGCAATCAAATTCCCTGATTTCATCCACACACAAAAGCGCGACCCTCAAACCAATACCAAAAATGACACAATGCAGTGGGATTTCTGGTCACAAGTCCCCGAAGCTCTTCATCAGGTGACAATACTTTTCTCTGACAGAGGTCTCCCGGCTGGAATACCGTATATCAACGGGTACGGAAGCCACACTTACAGTCTCATTAACTCTGAAAATGAACGATTCTGGGTCAAATTCCATTTCAAAACTCAACAGGGGGTAAAAACCATGTCCCCTGCCGATGCAAACAGGCTTGCAGGAGAAAACCCTGACTACCACACTGTTGAACTTTTCAAAGCGATAGAAAAAGGGGACTTTCCGAAATGGAATCTACGCATACAGGTGATGCCTGAAAAAGATGCCGAAAAATATAGATATAACCCTTTCGACCTTACGAAAGTCTGGCCTCACAGCGATTATCCACTCATAGATGTAGGCGTGCTGGAGCTGAACAAAAACCCTCAAAACTACTTCGCAGAGGTTGAGCAAGCGGCATTCTCTCCCGGAAACGTCGTTCCCGGCGTATCATTTTCGCCGGATAAAATGCTTCAGGCAAGAATAGTATCATACGCTGATGCACATAGATACAGGCTGAGCGGAAACTACGAACTCATACCTATAAACTGCCCTCATGCGGCAAAAGTACAAAACACCTATCAGCGTGACGGAATCATGAGAGTTGACGATAACGGAGGAGCAGAACCAAACTATGAGCCGAATAGTTTCGGCGGCCCTGTTGAAAACCACGCTTACGATGAACCGCCTCTTAAAATATCCGGCGATGCCGCCAGGTACGAACAAAAAAGAGGTGTGGACGATGACTATGTCCAGCCCGGTGATCTTTACAGGTTAATGTCTCCTGAGCAGCAAAAACAACTTGCAGAGAACATAGCAGGCAGCCTTAAGAATGCTCCGGTTGACATACAGAAGAAAATGGTTGAGCACTTCTCCAGAGCAGACAAGGAATACGGCGAGAAAGTTGCAAAAAAATTAGGATTATAAACAAATCAAGGGGCTTCTCGGAGCCCCTTTTTTAACTACAGTAACTCCACAAAACAATGAACGAAAAACAGCAACAGAAAGCTTCAGAGCCGTTCTCTGTTCCTCACTCTGCCAGCACCTGCCTGATTTTAGCTTCAACATCCCGCAGGTTTCTGAAAGGCTTCAGGATGTAATGGTCAGCTCCGATCTTGTGGCTTTTCAAAACTCTATCAAGAGTTGAGTAAGCTGTCATCATAATAACTTTCACATTTTTATTTTTTTCTTTGAGCTTATTCAGAACTTCGATCCCGTCCATTTCAGGCATCATAATATCAAGCAGAACAACATCAAAGTTTGATCCGTCATATGCTCTCACTGCTTCAACAGGATTATAAAAAGACTTAACGCTTTTAAACTCAGATTTTCTGAATGCTGTCTCAAGCATTTTGAGAATTTCCCGTTCATCATCAACAATCATAACATTAATGTCTTTAGTCATTTTACTTTACCTGCCTGCTTTTTGTTGTCGAAAAGAGCATCAATAGCCTCGTGCATCATCTTTCCTGAACGTTCTTCTATCATATGGTCGAGGGAGGCAAAAACTTCCTGACTTGCAACTTCAATCTTTTCTATCCTGTCTTTTATCTCATCAAACGTGCACCCCTGGAACTGTTCGATACAACGGGTATAAAGAGTGTTAGCCTCTTCATGAACAGTCTTGTGAGGGTGCATAAGCTCACGATACCCCGAAGTG
This window of the Denitrovibrio acetiphilus DSM 12809 genome carries:
- a CDS encoding catalase, which produces MKDRKTLTTAAGIPVPDNQTSLTAGERGPTLLQDHYLMEKLAHFNRERIPERIVHAKAAGAHGTFTVTHDITKYTKAKIFSEIGKKTKMFGRFSTVAGEKGSADTVRDVRGFALKFYTEEGNWDLVGNNTPVFFIRDAIKFPDFIHTQKRDPQTNTKNDTMQWDFWSQVPEALHQVTILFSDRGLPAGIPYINGYGSHTYSLINSENERFWVKFHFKTQQGVKTMSPADANRLAGENPDYHTVELFKAIEKGDFPKWNLRIQVMPEKDAEKYRYNPFDLTKVWPHSDYPLIDVGVLELNKNPQNYFAEVEQAAFSPGNVVPGVSFSPDKMLQARIVSYADAHRYRLSGNYELIPINCPHAAKVQNTYQRDGIMRVDDNGGAEPNYEPNSFGGPVENHAYDEPPLKISGDAARYEQKRGVDDDYVQPGDLYRLMSPEQQKQLAENIAGSLKNAPVDIQKKMVEHFSRADKEYGEKVAKKLGL
- a CDS encoding response regulator; translation: MTKDINVMIVDDEREILKMLETAFRKSEFKSVKSFYNPVEAVRAYDGSNFDVVLLDIMMPEMDGIEVLNKLKEKNKNVKVIMMTAYSTLDRVLKSHKIGADHYILKPFRNLRDVEAKIRQVLAE